One Methanobrevibacter sp. genomic window carries:
- a CDS encoding NusA-like transcription termination signal-binding factor, whose amino-acid sequence MSIKLSANEIRYIALFENMTGAMVKDCIIDDEHGKVTFVVKNGDMGLAIGKGGSSVSKVQRAVDKGVEIIELDDDPIQFIKNALSPAKVQSVKISQKQTGEKVAIVTADNTNKRIAIGKNGINIERAKLLANRQHNIDNIILK is encoded by the coding sequence GTGTCTATTAAACTTAGTGCAAATGAGATTAGATACATAGCTCTTTTCGAAAATATGACTGGAGCAATGGTTAAAGATTGCATTATCGATGATGAACATGGTAAAGTCACCTTTGTTGTTAAAAATGGTGACATGGGACTTGCTATTGGTAAAGGTGGCAGTTCCGTATCTAAAGTTCAAAGAGCAGTAGATAAGGGTGTTGAAATCATTGAATTAGACGATGATCCAATACAATTTATCAAAAATGCTTTATCCCCTGCGAAAGTACAATCTGTTAAAATCAGTCAAAAACAGACAGGTGAAAAAGTAGCTATTGTCACAGCAGACAATACCAATAAACGTATTGCTATCGGTAAAAACGGAATTAATATTGAAAGAGCTAAATTATTAGCTAATAGACAACACAATATTGATAATATTATTTTAAAATAG
- a CDS encoding 50S ribosomal protein L30e codes for MMDVDRGIRVAVDTGDVILGSEKSIQSLKLGKGQLVVVAANAPNDILEDVEYYSNLSEIPFIVYDGTSVDLGSVCGKPFTVATLIINDPGDSTILDDLR; via the coding sequence ATGATGGACGTAGATAGAGGAATCAGAGTAGCTGTCGATACTGGTGATGTAATATTAGGCTCTGAAAAATCAATTCAATCTTTAAAATTAGGAAAAGGACAACTTGTTGTTGTTGCAGCTAATGCTCCTAATGACATTCTTGAAGATGTTGAATATTATTCAAATCTTTCAGAAATTCCATTCATTGTATATGATGGAACTAGTGTAGATTTAGGTTCTGTTTGTGGTAAACCGTTTACTGTTGCTACATTAATCATTAACGATCCAGGAGATTCTACAATATTAGACGATTTGAGGTAG
- the rpoA2 gene encoding DNA-directed RNA polymerase subunit A'', protein MDELITKIIDMIAEINENENLDINFPDSYIDDLAKHYISKELTDDELRKLIIKLKQAYDRAHVEAGEAIGTVAAQSVGEPGTQMTMRTFHYAGVTELNVTLGLPRLIEIVDAREKIKTPTMDIYFTEDKRNDEEFVRTLANKIGKSTINDILSDFNLNYGTMEVEAVLDEKKILEKRLDREEINNKIAKAFKKASINGNHVVIPNNKVESGFVIRELRLLADKFRDLQISGIKNIGRVIIRRDEEWIIHTEGSNLKDVLSMEGIDQVRTTTNNIHEIGEVLGIEAARQSIINEAQNTLSEQGLSVDARHIMLVADIMTSEGVVKSIGRHGISGEKSSVLARAAFEETGKHLLNASIRGEVDDLTGIIENIIIGQPIPLGTGSVGVKMDYKKE, encoded by the coding sequence ATGGATGAACTTATAACTAAAATTATTGATATGATTGCTGAGATTAATGAAAATGAAAATCTCGACATTAATTTTCCGGATAGTTATATCGACGATTTAGCTAAACATTATATCAGTAAAGAATTAACTGATGATGAATTACGCAAACTTATTATTAAGCTTAAACAGGCCTATGACCGAGCTCACGTTGAAGCTGGAGAGGCTATTGGAACAGTTGCTGCGCAATCTGTAGGTGAACCTGGTACACAGATGACTATGCGTACTTTTCACTATGCAGGGGTAACTGAGTTAAACGTAACATTAGGTCTTCCAAGACTCATTGAAATTGTTGATGCAAGAGAAAAAATCAAAACTCCAACAATGGATATTTACTTTACTGAAGACAAACGTAATGATGAAGAATTTGTTAGAACTTTAGCTAATAAAATTGGTAAAAGTACTATCAATGATATTCTTTCAGATTTCAATTTAAACTATGGAACCATGGAAGTTGAAGCTGTCTTAGATGAAAAGAAGATTTTGGAAAAAAGACTTGATAGAGAAGAGATTAATAACAAAATTGCAAAGGCATTTAAAAAAGCTTCAATTAATGGTAATCATGTTGTTATTCCAAACAATAAGGTCGAGTCTGGATTTGTCATTCGTGAACTTCGTCTCTTAGCAGACAAATTCCGTGATTTGCAAATTAGTGGTATCAAAAACATTGGAAGGGTTATTATTCGTCGTGATGAGGAATGGATTATCCACACCGAAGGGTCAAACCTTAAAGATGTTCTCAGTATGGAAGGTATTGACCAGGTAAGAACCACTACTAATAATATTCACGAAATAGGTGAAGTTCTAGGTATTGAAGCAGCTCGTCAATCTATTATTAACGAGGCTCAAAATACCCTTTCAGAACAAGGTCTTAGTGTTGATGCGAGACATATTATGTTGGTTGCAGATATTATGACTTCCGAAGGTGTTGTTAAATCTATTGGAAGACATGGTATTAGTGGTGAAAAATCAAGTGTTTTAGCTCGTGCAGCTTTTGAAGAAACTGGTAAACATTTACTTAACGCAAGTATTCGCGGTGAAGTAGATGATTTAACAGGTATCATCGAAAATATTATTATTGGACAACCAATACCTCTTGGTACCGGATCTGTCGGTGTCAAAATGGATTATAAAAAAGAATAG